A region of the Palaemon carinicauda isolate YSFRI2023 unplaced genomic scaffold, ASM3689809v2 scaffold88, whole genome shotgun sequence genome:
cggtctcgaaagagacctccttatgttccacttcaccaggcaacaaattttcacctggtttaagaaaacaatgttcctacacactctgacagcagccatacgagttaaggaacttcatggtctctctttcgacatcgcccattaatgagaagggcgaaaggcaatctTTAgattcgtccccgagtatgtcgccgGACACAGTTTCCAGAGGTGACAGATCCTACACGAGTCTCCACTCgataacggacgatccagatcatccgttactgtacccaggggaAGGTATGAgactaccttaagagaacggcaacagctcacccgggtcccttctcttgtcatcagcactggtagagactaaaggaggatcaccaaaacatcatctcaacatgacaactcacgatgtcaggggcgtagctatgcccctggtccttagcagattactctgtgatgcaggtttcacaagaaaggatgtgaatgctccaagtgactttcacaacctttcccctgcaagacgtaacccacaggaactcgatatgatctctatcggtcgtgtggtggctgcacaacagctggttgtatacctcaggctctttattggacaagtagcagaaggttgagggcactgttacccggatttagtctgcgtgaatgaaaagatttgactggctcttattcttttcttcatcctaccctctcgtggagaaagcagcatcctggattctctgcgtaagctgacctcaaaccactgcagctaAACCATGCTCCATTGTGTACCTAGCATTAAGcaaatactgttgcgtccccataccctggcgaagtggtattgggaaagtcttggttacaaaagTTTTCTCCTACAAAAAGACTCTtgataactttacctagacagtcaaaCTTCTGAATATCTTAACACACAAGCCTGCATAGGCTGTGGAACTAGCAAGGTTTTAACAAGGCGCAAGGACTCCTTACTTTGAGTACTAACATAtgcagataaggagcccccggggtGAAGCCAAAAGCTAGATTGGCAGGGACCTCCACCCTTCCTAATAcctaagctatttatacaaacttgcctgccagctctataccccttgaagtcctacctccaaacaaagtgagctaaatcaccggtgtgtgagtgtgagcggtagcaagctcccccccacccccccactaactagcgttatgagtagttaacccctcggtAGATTTTAATGGCCTTTTATTTCAGCTTCACAGAAATTAATGCCCCTAAATGAATAGCTAATTTTTGtatcgttatgaaaaatacaaattatctacgaatttgtcatatcttaAGCTAATCATACAAATTGTCCCTCCATCACTTGTCCCCCGTAAGAACTTCCTGCAATGAAAAATGGTGACATATCACTGATGTGTGAGTGGGGGTACCCGGTTATCCCGGATACCCCTTCGACCCTCCCACTACCTAGTGGGTGGGTGGTTGCCACCTTGCATTAAAGTCCTAatagctagtcttccagctttgccgaaagatgaTCCCCTTTAAATAATTAAAGGTttctatgttaggaaaaatacaaattacttctaattttgtcttattttcattGTGCTCTTCTCCAGCTGATTATAGTTTTCTATTATTCCAGACTTTTCATCCcaaaaggaaggaatcatccacctcttgctgccaaagcttgtaagctactgaaggtatatgcaagagacgtaagactggaaaagaaagggtcatgttggaagtttttgttgtacagtatgatgtctgagaataggaagtttagtcttaatttcctctttgaagtatattgaaaataatactcaTGGTTGTTTCATCttgtgatagggagaggatgatgaattctgaaccaccttttgaatttccaatgaaaagtgaaattgaagatccaCTTTCACTtgcagtcgatccagaaaataatgatacgtctggcagtgttgctgtctttaatgatggcgctcttttctttTATCCAAAagtggaagtcaaagtagagccagaaatatttgattctagcgaAAGCAACTTGAAAAATTTGTACGAGTACTatgcatcagtgagtgaaaacggttcattaAGTTGTAAAGGGGATGTCaatgatgaggaaagtgtagacacctacttagggacagctgtgaaagaggataaaggaaaagaaaagggaagactttcatgtgtgatcagtggaagagaattattacaaaaagatgttttgaaaaaagagataaatcaaataaatgaaaagcatatgaaaaaaaggatctttggtaatgttaactccaatgctctagctagaaagcgatgcacatgcagtgacTGTGGGAAAACTTTTTCTAATGAATTTAATCTTACagtgcatttaagaattcacacgggagagaagccatacaagtgcgatgtctgtagcaaaacatttaccctgaaacaAAGTCTCGCTGTACATTcaagagttcacacaggagagaagccatacaagtgcgatgtctgtagcaaaacatttactataaAAACAAATCTCActagacatttaagaattcacacgggagtgaagccatacaagtgcgatgtctgtagcaaaacatttaatacaaaatcatatctcactaaacattcaagagttcacacaggagagaagccatacaagtgcgatgtctgttgcAAAACATTTACTAGAAAAACACATCTCGCTGAACATTCAAGAGTTCACACTGGAGAGaaaccatacaagtgcgatgtctgttgcaaaacatttactacaaaaacACATCTCGCTGAACATTCAAGAgttcacactggagagaagccatacaagtgcgatatctgtagcaaaacattttcttcGAGATACAGTTTCGCTGTACATTCAacaattcacacaggagagaacccatacaaatgtaatgtctgtagcaaaacatttaccctgaaacaAAGTCTCGCTGTACATTcaagagttcacacaggagagaagccatacaagtgcgatgtctgtagcaaaacatttactggaAAAACAAATCTCACTgagcatttaagaattcacacgggagagaagccatacaagtgcgatgtctgtagcaaaacatttaatacaaaatcatatctcactgtacattcaagagttcacacaggagagaagccatacaagtgcgatgtctgttgcaaaacatttactacaaaaacAAATCTCGCTGAACATTcaagagttcacacaggagagaagccatacatgtgcgatgtctgtagcaaaacatttactagaaAAACAAAACTCACTgagcatttaagaattcacacgggagagaagccatacaagtgcgatgtctgtagcaaaacatttaatacaaaatcatatctcactgtacattcaagagttcacacaggagagaagccatacaagtgcgatgtctgttgcaaaacatttactacaaaaacACATCTCGCTGAACATTCAAGAGTTCACACTGGAGAGaaaccatacaagtgcgatgtctgtagcagaAGATTTACTACAAAACAAcatctcactgaacatttaagaattcacacgggagaaaagccatacaattgcgatgtctgtggcaaaacatttactgcaaaacataatctcactgcacatttaagaattcacacaggagaaaggccctacaaatgcaatgtctgtagcaaaacatttgttACAAAACTAAGACTCgctgcacatttaagaattcacacgggagagaggccatacaaatgcaatgtctgtagcaaagcatttacttgGAACCCATCTCTCaataaacatttaagaattcacacgggagagaggccatacaaatagCGAATTCTTTACTTTGAAAAACTatctcactaaacataagaaatcacatgagagatctattgcaatgtcatgaatgtggcaaaacaTTTGATATAAAAGAAAGACTCGATAAAAATTTATGAAGAACTCACATGGAAGGGAAACCAGTCAAGTGAAAGGACTGTGGTAAAGCTTTTTGGTCTCAAAGTTTCAAGAATCATTATAGAAGGAGatgctataaaatctgatattgtgatctggaataaagaagaaaaaacagcaaagattatagatgtgagagTTCTTACTCCTTCGCACGATTGCCCAGACCGTTAGCTCTCAGAGTCGGCGAGGTGACATGATGCCTCCAAACAGCTCATGTGAAGCACAGAGTAACACCTCAGGTCAGGCACCAGCCAGTTAGTTTTTTGGACTTACACTCACCTaacggtgagtctccactgtaaatatGGTGAGGGTTTGTATGTAGTgcaggaataaatgacaaatttggaagaaatttgcATTTTCCCTGTGTATACAATTCTGGAGCTCTTAACACATACTGGtcctgccatcaccttcccccaggaagTTCTGCCGCAATTGCACAATGAGTTTCATTTACAAGTGCtggtgtgagcagagtggttggtccaactcttgctctcccttcgctaagtagctaaaagttttacagctaaTTCCAGCTGTTGTCAAAATGCGTCTCtgctgtaaagagctccaggtttgtatagttaggaaaaatacaaattatttccaaatttgtcatattagcatAATTGTTACTATTAGAAGACAAGGTGCAAAAGCAAATTGCCactagcccaagggaccaaatagttgactgtctggtgcagtgaagaaataggaatgtaaagaataaactacataagagaaatggaaaatgagattatttgaaaatagataacaaTGTTGAATAAATGAGCATTATCaaaaccaggaaatgaaacatcgtcaacagaaaagcatttgtatcaagtttgaactttgaaataTCCGCTGATTCTGTTGCAGAATAATATACATcattaagccttttgaaacaatGTTGGTGACCTTGTGTCTTTTTGAAAGTAATACTGGATAATTCTACCTGCTTCTTATACTGTAGTAAAGTTATGAAAGTTAGTTGGAAGGAAGAATTAAAAGCCAGTCTGCTCATATTGGAATATGAAGCCATGCAATTATTTACAAAGTACTATGGTACGGAGATAGCTTCGTTTTGGGGGTTTtaatataagtatagtaataaggtagaaaagtatcattattttttaagatttatgtgattttcttgatGTGATCTCTTTTATGGTCTTAGTTACTAGTTtaggttttataattttccattggattgtccttgagaggagaatcttgattaaaatatctaaatatttggtttctctttcatttccacaattgctcttctcagacatttcagtctgcattggtctctctggagagagagtttctcatcaaatgattttacagcattcttagtacagtactgttttcaggtttcacaagaatgaagttaagatttaaagatattttgctgagtaatattccaagtcccagggctgggtcttgtgggtaaaatccataacccaatttatttaagaataaattctacagatttcagtattaatgtgagtttacAAAATTGAATAAGTGATgttgttaattaagtttacagtatattgattgtaTTAGTGGTATAGATCAGTAATCATTtccagaggctgtcatggtttgtttttggaaatcCAATTTGTTTAGACTCATAGCTCACCCTAATGTTAACTGTACTAAGTACAATCATTTGGGTCTAATTTCGTGTCAAGTTAGTTGTCAgtgtttgaatatgaaaagtaGAAGATTGAAGGATTAAAAGCAAAATTTTACTTTTATGTAACTTTCAAGAAATATTTGCTCTGTCTATACCTTCGctgtttatagggatattactttcggcgaggctggaagatgagccataagacttttagtgagggataattacctaaACCACCagttaggggtattactttcagtgaagctgaaatgacgagccattaagatttagtGAGGTTTAACttgccattccgctagttagcgggcctGGGGGGGTAGCTTTACTTTGCTTCTGGCTCGGATGGtaaacgttgttgctgtttttcatcctcaccaagttatattttggaatgtcattaatgctttttgtttgtgctttgtctttaatagtgtgtgtttgtgttgtcttGTGTGACCATGCATACTTGCCCTGGACGTGAAAGCTAACCCTGCCGGACCTTCATGTCGGCCATGGGCACTGACTGTCACACCCTTtctcccacctgcagaggtcaacggtgtgattgtggTAATTAGTGTAATGagtgtctgcctcccagtgggaaagatttTGGCGAGGGCGGAAGTAGTCAAagtgggatatttctctttcgaaggttcctttgTGTGAAGGGAAAAAAACACAAAATCTCTTCTTCTGcatcccgaccttcctccgaagctcctacttgttCGGCCTCTTCTGAGTGACCGTCGAGCACTAGTGAAGACTTTAATTTTTTCCAACCCTTGtgcttgagagatggtgttgcttcccctagcgaagtggcCCCGCCTCTCCCCCCTGGTAAAGCCTTGTCTATGGGTTCTgtgttacaggtgtggtcgtcccTGCGGCTCCCGAGTCCGCCCTTCAAGGACTTCTTGCTGCAATTTATCTTCCGCATTGCGAGTTTGCAGCCGTTGTTGACTTCGGATGTAGATCCACTAATTCTTGTCGAtgttgtagtgtcagaggtgtcttctgtggccACTGTCGACGCCCCTGACTCTCTAgactctcctgctgttgctgacgACTTCGTTTCCCCTGTTCTGTGCATCcatcgagggggaaactaagtccattgtCTGTCTCCTGTGAGTGGTTCTTCCCCTCTGATTCtcacatagagactcctcttcggaggactactgctcaaggtcagcttgctgatcccacatCGCAGGGCTCTCCTTCCGGTTTGACTTAAAggttgcccttcaccatcattgAAAAGGCTCTTCGGCCTCATCTTCACAGCCGTCGTCCACAGAGGAGCTGCCACTTCAGTGGTGTtttggccctcgaccttcgcctgttcctggtccttctcctgacgacgctgcggATAGTCCTCGGACTTCGGCCCTAGACTCTCCTGCGTATTGTTCGCAATTGCCATTGGTGGATGTtccccttccaaagggcacatccctgttccagttCGACATTCCAGCCAACCTCATGACCTGCCGTCACTGTTCCCATCTCCTGTACATCCTCGGATGTTCTACCTAAGTGTTCAGCTGAGCGCCAACACTCTCCAGGTTGCCAGCTCCCTGCAGTGCACCAGTGCTCTCCAACAGCACGTCAGCGACAGCCTGCACATTGACGTTCCCCTGACCGCTAGCCTTCTCCTCATTCTCAGCCCTCTCCAATGCACCAGCGATCTACCGATTGCCAACCCTCTCCAGCACAGCCCTGCCCTACCAAAGAGTAGTGTttgcctgctcgccagcactcgcaGTGCAACTCCGCTCTCTAGCTCAAGCTCGTTAGCGCTCCCCTGAGGAATAGCGCTCCCTGAGACATCAGTGCTCTCATGCGCAGCCTCGGTATCAGGCTCACCAATGCTCTCCTGCACGAAAGCGGTCTCTTGTACGTCACCCCACTCCCAAGCGCCACTGGTCCactgcgcaacagcgctctcctgtgcCAAAACTCTCTTCAGCTCACCAGCACCCTCTGGCTCATTGGCGCTCTCCAGCTGGCCAGTTCTCACCTGCGCACACCAGCATCCTTCTGCGTGGCGTCGTACTGCGTGTTTTCTGGAAaccgcaccagcatcatcctgctcAGCGTCTTACTGCACGCTATTGCTCTCCTGTGCGCGCTCTGGCCCACCAGCGCTCCCCAATGCGCTAGCTATCACTGTCCCACTTGTGCCATGGCCATGAGCAGGTTTCACAGGCTCCTAGGTTTTAAGGAACATCGAGTAGACAGCTCACCATCACATCATTctcctccctgcaaacgcattacaGTGCAACCGCCATGGAAAGGTGGAGGGGTCTTCACAGAAGGGTTTAGGATCCCGAAGCTGCCTTCCTCGAAGGTGGATCCATCAACAGCAGCGACTCCTCTCAGGGAActgtcggtccctttcccttcagggcctTCAGAGgatatgtctgacagtgcgtcattCAGTCAGCAGTGGTCAGAGCAGGGGTGCAAGCCTTCAAGCCTGCTCTGTCTGCCAGCTCTTCGGAGCATTTTAAAGCTACAGCAGACCTACTGTAAGGAACCAGAGCCTCTTCTCccctgaagaagaagaaggtctCAGATGTGGTTACTTCccctagggtaaagctgactcctgttaggctatcaaggtctgctcctgcatcttccacctgacactctcctacctcacctctgccgagggagtaatgccagggaggggcttcctctcttccaccttcggaggaagtttcccctcacacagagagttctccaccactgatggaagtcaggagggacatgacaatACGGCTTTCGATGCTTGAACCCTACCTCCTTCCATGAAAGGAACCGTAAAACTACAAGACTCTT
Encoded here:
- the LOC137637599 gene encoding zinc finger protein 665-like, yielding MVVSSCDRERMMNSEPPFEFPMKSEIEDPLSLAVDPENNDTSGSVAVFNDGALFFYPKVEVKVEPEIFDSSESNLKNLYEYYASVSENGSLSLHLRIHTGEKPYKCDVCSKTFTLKQSLAVHSRVHTGEKPYKCDVCSKTFTIKTNLTRHLRIHTGVKPYKCDVCSKTFNTKSYLTKHSRVHTGEKPYKCDVCCKTFTRKTHLAEHSRVHTGEKPYKCDVCCKTFTTKTHLAEHSRVHTGEKPYKCDICSKTFSSRYSFAVHSTIHTGENPYKCNVCSKTFTLKQSLAVHSRVHTGEKPYKCDVCSKTFTGKTNLTEHLRIHTGEKPYKVHTGEKPYKCDVCCKTFTTKTHLAEHSRVHTGEKPYKCDVCSRRFTTKQHLTEHLRIHTGEKPYNCDKDSIKIYEELTWKGNQSSERTVVKLFGLKVSRIIIEGDAIKSDIVIWNKEEKTAKIIDVRVLTPSHDCPDR